In a single window of the Penaeus monodon isolate SGIC_2016 chromosome 3, NSTDA_Pmon_1, whole genome shotgun sequence genome:
- the LOC119589681 gene encoding cuticle protein 19-like yields the protein MTFKAFVLAAVVVAAIALPDSQPTYGYPAPTPAYAPAKYDFNYAVNDPPSGNDFGHQEARDGDNTQGSYYVLLPDGRLQRVTYTVNGDSGYVADVTYEGEPQYPTPQTSYGPPQPSYKPPTPSYA from the exons ATGACATTCAAG GCATTTGTATTGGCCGCCGTTGTGGTCGCCGCCATCGCCCTTCCTGACAGTCAACCTACATATGGATACCCTGCCCCTACTCCCGCTTATGCAcctgccaagtacgacttcaactacgccgtAAACGATCCACCATCTGGTAACGACTTCGGACATCAGGAAGCCCGTGACGGCGACAATACACAGGGATCCTACTATGTCCTGCTTCCTGACGGTCGTCTGCAGAGGGTCACCTACACCGTTAACGGAGACTCCGGCTACGTAGCTGATGTCACCTACGAGGGAGAGCCTCAGTATCCCACCCCACAGACCTCCTATGGGCCCCCTCAACCTTCCTACAAACCACCCACTCCTTCCTACGCTTAA